Proteins from one bacterium genomic window:
- a CDS encoding GntP family permease: protein MLYIPLSLIAIAVAMLLIILSIVKFRLHTFLILIFSAYIFGIISGMPLREVVDRICEGFSSTLAAIGIVIAFGSVIGVFLEKSGGAVSIAQTIIKVVGKSRSPLAMAISGFIISIGVFCDSGFIILAPLNRALAKETKISLATYATALSLGLYSSHTLIPPTPGPLASSEILGADVGTVILIGFLVALPTTIVGYLFAKYFASRYDISIDTRKHHENTKSSNYTLPNPLLAILPIIVPILLILLRSFSTMSPWIGTIPQLSNIVDFLGHPVTAMMTGMLISFTLEKNPKQLGQKGWIAEGFSNSAMIILITGAGGSLGNVLRYSKLLDIVTHFLLGSQLSLLLPFLISLILKTAQGSSTVAMITTASIMQPILGTLGLSSPIGRVLTVCSIATGSMIVSHVNDSYFWVVSQFSNMDFPTAYKTHTLGTLLTGLFSFCLVLILGLILL from the coding sequence ATGCTATATATACCCTTATCGTTGATTGCAATTGCCGTTGCGATGCTCCTTATTATACTATCAATAGTAAAATTTCGATTGCATACATTTCTGATTTTAATTTTTTCAGCATACATATTCGGGATTATAAGCGGGATGCCGTTAAGAGAAGTCGTTGATAGAATTTGTGAAGGATTTAGCTCCACTCTTGCAGCCATTGGGATTGTGATTGCATTCGGTTCAGTAATTGGTGTATTTTTGGAAAAATCTGGTGGGGCGGTTTCTATAGCACAAACTATTATTAAAGTTGTTGGAAAATCAAGAAGCCCTCTCGCAATGGCAATTTCTGGCTTCATAATTTCCATTGGAGTTTTTTGTGACTCAGGTTTTATTATTTTGGCCCCTCTGAATAGGGCATTGGCAAAAGAAACGAAAATAAGCTTAGCAACATATGCTACAGCATTAAGTTTGGGGTTATATTCCAGTCACACCCTCATACCACCTACTCCTGGTCCTTTAGCTTCATCAGAAATACTTGGAGCAGATGTAGGAACGGTAATTCTTATAGGTTTTTTAGTGGCTCTTCCCACAACAATTGTAGGATATCTCTTCGCAAAATATTTTGCATCAAGATACGACATTTCTATTGATACCAGAAAACACCACGAAAATACTAAATCTTCAAACTACACTCTACCAAACCCACTACTAGCGATATTGCCTATAATAGTTCCTATACTCTTAATTCTTCTTAGATCATTTTCAACTATGTCACCTTGGATAGGAACCATACCCCAGCTGTCAAATATAGTAGACTTCTTAGGACATCCTGTAACAGCTATGATGACTGGAATGCTTATTTCTTTCACATTAGAAAAAAATCCCAAACAATTAGGCCAGAAAGGGTGGATTGCAGAAGGTTTTTCGAATTCCGCGATGATTATTTTAATCACAGGTGCAGGTGGTAGCCTTGGAAACGTCCTGCGCTACAGCAAATTGCTTGATATCGTGACACATTTCCTCCTCGGATCTCAATTATCGTTGTTATTACCCTTCCTGATTTCGTTGATTTTAAAAACTGCTCAGGGATCGTCTACAGTTGCAATGATAACAACTGCCTCGATCATGCAGCCGATCTTAGGTACTCTTGGACTTTCGTCTCCCATTGGAAGAGTATTAACTGTGTGTTCCATCGCTACTGGTAGCATGATCGTGTCACATGTAAATGATAGCTACTTCTGGGTGGTTTCCCAGTTTTCAAACATGGATTTCCCGACAGCCTATAAAACCCATACCCTTGGCACTTTGCTGACAGGATTGTTCTCATTTTGTCTTGTCCTAATATTGGGATTAATACTCTTATAA
- a CDS encoding HAMP domain-containing sensor histidine kinase: protein MEFNGPYYSLTCNIIGNADPELIIIDSSQNKLTILSSTLKTITTVIPAENPDHERLFLASATSTDETFQTSNLKYLIMFSKDRKKLYYLNHNLTLQALNLQEFAIKTDSTLYCFVQNENNPNKIIFLFISTEGNYTILTTLTSKEMEKHELLPGKVIHAASSKGKIYFCLKTDTELVFYSRDSTSSQEIFRMPADSVLHAIIVDTSAIIFTKSAKKQIIATITGLGSRVSQQILFTVTGSKLNTIGLVEGKPFKLAIVYDDSCFALFYNSNLFLRNFSEEISSVSLVSNALGEKSIYSIIRFKNSPDLTMFDLFGNEIVRFKNTNSVYAFHGKGKNGLILNRPNGVQIVSVIPNILLIKKKLLIAVIVLGSLILLPSIAYVISRIDFDIFVHKTFLSFSDELVIVIDKKKLVRYINGKMKAFLIPFISPNTHFQVHIKYLLEDPRLKDILDLILLSIKENRTLEKLIEINVGEKHLFIFRCIPLRRHLKTGAYLCIMKDVTKIMEERHIISWAQLTRNILHEVKNPLSSILIAVERIKKKLSQENVKTRENLDNYLKIIKMEAERINNHLRNLIKLYLNKQLDLSKYDICKLITEVLESAKINYPNVSFRSYCPDKIILPLDAELFKMAISNLINNSIEAVNPHNGYVEIKVERTTTSLVTIIIKDNGIGIDESELNKIFEPGYSTKTTGFGLGLTITKEIIESLGGSINVESKKNKGTTVILKLKYEEEIDAQV from the coding sequence ATGGAATTTAATGGGCCATATTACTCCTTAACGTGTAACATTATAGGGAATGCTGATCCGGAATTGATAATAATTGACAGTAGTCAAAACAAGTTAACAATATTGAGTAGTACGCTTAAAACAATAACTACCGTTATTCCTGCAGAAAATCCAGATCATGAACGCCTATTTCTTGCATCCGCTACGTCGACTGACGAGACTTTTCAGACTTCGAATTTAAAGTATTTAATCATGTTTTCAAAAGATAGGAAAAAATTATACTACCTCAACCATAATCTCACGCTACAAGCATTGAACCTTCAAGAATTTGCTATTAAAACGGATAGCACGTTATACTGTTTTGTCCAAAACGAAAACAACCCTAATAAAATAATTTTTTTATTCATTTCTACAGAAGGAAATTATACAATCCTAACAACACTCACCTCAAAAGAGATGGAGAAGCACGAATTATTACCAGGAAAAGTTATACACGCAGCTTCATCTAAGGGTAAAATTTACTTTTGCTTAAAAACTGACACAGAACTAGTGTTTTATTCAAGAGACTCGACTTCCTCTCAAGAAATATTCAGGATGCCTGCAGATTCTGTTCTACATGCAATTATTGTTGACACTTCTGCAATAATTTTCACTAAGAGCGCAAAAAAACAGATTATTGCAACAATTACCGGCCTTGGCTCCCGCGTGTCTCAGCAAATACTTTTTACAGTCACCGGGTCAAAACTTAATACAATTGGGCTGGTAGAGGGTAAACCCTTTAAATTAGCGATTGTTTATGACGATTCTTGTTTTGCACTGTTTTATAACTCAAATCTTTTTCTTCGCAATTTCAGCGAGGAAATTTCTAGCGTTTCTTTAGTTTCAAATGCTCTCGGAGAAAAAAGTATATATTCAATTATAAGGTTTAAAAATTCACCAGATTTGACAATGTTCGACCTTTTCGGAAACGAAATTGTGAGATTTAAAAATACAAACTCTGTTTACGCTTTTCATGGCAAGGGAAAAAATGGCCTCATATTGAATAGACCCAATGGGGTTCAGATAGTTTCAGTGATACCTAACATCCTGCTTATCAAAAAGAAACTTCTAATCGCCGTCATCGTGCTTGGTTCATTAATTCTACTACCATCAATTGCTTATGTTATATCCCGAATTGATTTTGATATTTTTGTACACAAAACTTTTCTTTCGTTCTCGGACGAGCTTGTAATTGTGATCGACAAAAAAAAACTTGTTCGGTACATTAATGGCAAAATGAAAGCATTCCTGATTCCATTTATAAGTCCAAATACACATTTTCAAGTGCATATAAAATACCTCCTCGAAGATCCACGATTAAAAGATATCCTTGATTTGATTCTTCTTTCGATCAAAGAAAATCGAACCCTGGAGAAATTAATTGAAATAAACGTGGGAGAGAAGCATCTTTTTATTTTCAGGTGCATACCACTTAGAAGACATTTAAAGACGGGGGCCTATCTGTGCATTATGAAAGATGTAACTAAAATAATGGAGGAGCGACACATTATCTCTTGGGCGCAACTCACCAGAAATATCCTTCATGAGGTCAAAAATCCCTTATCTTCAATATTAATTGCCGTTGAAAGGATCAAAAAGAAATTAAGCCAAGAAAATGTAAAGACAAGAGAAAACCTAGATAACTACCTAAAAATCATAAAAATGGAAGCAGAAAGAATTAACAACCACCTTCGAAATCTAATCAAGTTATACTTAAATAAACAGCTAGATTTAAGTAAATATGATATATGTAAATTGATCACCGAGGTTCTCGAATCTGCAAAAATCAACTATCCTAATGTCTCCTTTCGGTCTTATTGCCCAGATAAGATCATTCTCCCCTTGGATGCAGAATTATTCAAAATGGCGATATCCAACTTGATCAACAACTCTATAGAGGCAGTTAACCCTCATAATGGCTATGTTGAAATTAAAGTCGAAAGAACGACTACAAGTCTTGTAACCATCATAATAAAAGACAACGGCATTGGAATAGACGAATCAGAGCTCAACAAAATATTTGAGCCTGGCTACAGTACCAAGACCACAGGGTTTGGTCTTGGACTTACAATTACTAAGGAAATTATAGAAAGTCTCGGGGGCTCCATAAATGTTGAGAGCAAGAAAAACAAGGGAACAACTGTAATATTGAAATTAAAATACGAGGAGGAAATTGATGCGCAAGTATAA
- a CDS encoding sigma-54 dependent transcriptional regulator encodes MRKYNILIVDDEEHIRTLLKESLEDEGYEVSTANNAVIALDLVKDNNFDLILLDLRMPIIDGVEFLTKIREINSILPVIVITGHGTIKDAIATARLGIFDFIEKPLDFERLLSTIKNCLKDYELKTQRVLFLWERENEVFESKSMQRVKLYLEKECDSPKINLIFSQKGGDRLTPARFLHEISGRKSGTFKYLNLALIPPKQHNSAVFGPYGVVSNITTGTILLDMIEESSDELQEEILNLFAKNMLEENKGVSNSLKIVCGTVSDIKILAREGKFNNALSNILEDSKIVIPPLSMRKDDIPYIFNQYVKYYTNLYNIPLKTIQKDVITQIKKYPWPGDIQELKNFVRNLCLTFPEKTTIDLEDLMEVWTEHKHKFQFELSGQIPLKEAKEQFEKEYITYILNENNWGIRATAKILKIERTYLYSKIKRYNLQKFK; translated from the coding sequence ATGCGCAAGTATAATATTTTAATTGTCGACGACGAAGAACATATCCGAACCTTACTTAAAGAAAGTTTAGAAGATGAGGGGTATGAAGTTTCAACAGCTAATAACGCCGTAATAGCACTTGATTTAGTAAAGGACAATAATTTTGACCTGATCCTATTAGATCTGCGTATGCCTATAATAGATGGAGTAGAATTTCTTACAAAAATAAGGGAAATAAATAGTATCCTCCCCGTAATTGTAATTACGGGACACGGTACTATAAAAGACGCAATAGCAACTGCACGCTTAGGGATTTTCGATTTTATAGAAAAACCCTTAGATTTCGAAAGGCTTCTGTCTACTATTAAAAATTGCCTAAAAGACTATGAACTCAAAACCCAGCGAGTGCTATTTCTCTGGGAACGCGAAAATGAGGTATTTGAATCAAAATCGATGCAGCGTGTGAAACTCTACCTTGAGAAAGAGTGTGATTCTCCTAAGATAAACCTGATTTTCTCCCAGAAAGGAGGGGACAGGCTAACTCCTGCTCGATTTCTTCACGAAATTTCAGGCAGGAAAAGCGGGACTTTCAAATATCTTAATTTAGCACTTATCCCCCCTAAACAACATAACTCAGCTGTTTTTGGACCCTATGGTGTTGTTTCAAATATTACTACAGGAACGATTCTTCTCGATATGATAGAAGAGTCCTCTGACGAACTTCAAGAAGAAATCCTAAACTTATTTGCAAAAAATATGCTTGAAGAAAACAAGGGCGTTTCAAACTCTCTCAAAATAGTCTGTGGTACCGTATCAGATATAAAGATACTTGCAAGGGAGGGAAAATTCAACAATGCATTATCCAACATACTTGAAGACTCTAAAATCGTTATACCACCCCTAAGTATGCGAAAAGATGATATTCCTTATATTTTCAATCAATACGTAAAGTACTACACAAATCTGTACAACATACCGCTAAAAACTATTCAAAAAGACGTAATTACGCAAATTAAAAAATATCCCTGGCCTGGAGACATTCAAGAATTGAAGAACTTTGTGCGTAACCTATGCCTAACCTTCCCGGAAAAAACCACTATTGACCTGGAAGATCTAATGGAAGTATGGACCGAACATAAGCACAAATTTCAATTTGAGCTATCAGGACAGATTCCATTGAAAGAAGCCAAAGAGCAGTTTGAGAAAGAATATATAACCTATATATTAAACGAAAACAATTGGGGTATAAGAGCCACCGCCAAAATTTTAAAAATCGAACGGACTTATCTATATTCAAAAATCAAGAGATACAACCTCCAAAAGTTCAAATAG
- the asnS gene encoding asparagine--tRNA ligase — protein sequence MGKFIYISDLKHHIGEDVEIRGWIYNKRSSGKVRFVIVRDGSGFLQCVMVKGQIDDKYFDLFDELTLETSTIVRGKVRADERAPGGVELDLNYIEIVSKSVNFPISKVREDNIPDPGVLLPIRHLWLRTRRQWAIMRIRHTIEKAIHDYFDNLGFIRIDSPILTPAACEGTTTLFETDYFGEKAYLSQSGQLYQEAACMAHGKTYCFGPTFRAEKSKTRRHLMEFWMVEPEIAYAELPDVMENAEGLITYIVEKVLETRQEELKILERDISKLERIKKPFPRITYTEAIELLQKKGFDIKWGDDFGGDEETAISEEFDKPVIVHRYPANIKAFYMKRDPENPDLALAMDILAPEGYGEIVGGSQREDDLETLIQRIKEYNLPQEAFEWYLDLRRYGSVPHGGYGLGLERTVAWICGLRHVRETIPFPRMLEKIYP from the coding sequence ATGGGAAAGTTTATTTATATCAGCGACTTAAAACACCACATCGGTGAAGACGTAGAGATCCGGGGATGGATTTACAACAAACGTTCCTCGGGTAAGGTCAGATTTGTCATAGTAAGAGATGGTAGCGGATTCCTCCAATGCGTAATGGTCAAGGGTCAGATTGATGACAAATATTTTGACCTTTTTGACGAACTTACTCTTGAAACATCTACTATCGTTCGGGGAAAGGTGAGGGCTGACGAGAGAGCACCGGGCGGAGTGGAATTAGACCTCAACTACATTGAAATTGTGAGCAAATCTGTAAATTTCCCCATTTCGAAAGTGAGAGAGGACAACATCCCGGACCCCGGCGTCCTGCTCCCCATAAGGCATCTCTGGCTCAGAACGAGAAGACAGTGGGCAATAATGAGAATAAGACATACAATAGAAAAGGCGATACACGACTACTTTGATAACCTCGGATTTATAAGGATTGACTCCCCCATTCTCACACCCGCCGCCTGCGAAGGGACCACGACCCTTTTTGAAACCGACTATTTCGGTGAAAAAGCCTATCTATCACAATCGGGCCAGCTCTATCAGGAAGCTGCCTGTATGGCACACGGTAAAACTTACTGCTTTGGACCCACTTTCAGGGCTGAAAAATCAAAAACCAGAAGGCATTTAATGGAATTCTGGATGGTGGAACCGGAAATAGCCTATGCGGAATTGCCCGATGTCATGGAAAACGCCGAAGGTTTGATTACCTATATTGTGGAAAAAGTTCTGGAGACAAGGCAAGAAGAGTTAAAAATATTAGAGAGGGATATTTCCAAACTTGAAAGGATTAAAAAGCCTTTCCCGAGAATCACTTATACCGAAGCTATTGAACTTTTGCAGAAGAAAGGATTTGATATAAAATGGGGAGATGATTTTGGTGGCGACGAGGAGACCGCCATTTCTGAAGAATTTGATAAACCCGTCATCGTTCACCGCTATCCAGCCAATATCAAGGCCTTCTATATGAAACGAGACCCCGAAAATCCGGATCTTGCTCTGGCAATGGACATCCTCGCTCCGGAAGGCTACGGGGAAATTGTGGGTGGCTCGCAGAGGGAGGATGACCTTGAAACACTCATTCAGAGAATTAAAGAATACAATCTACCACAGGAAGCTTTTGAGTGGTATTTGGACTTGCGGAGGTATGGAAGCGTACCCCACGGTGGTTATGGGCTCGGGCTCGAAAGGACGGTGGCCTGGATCTGCGGGCTAAGGCATGTCCGCGAAACGATCCCATTCCCGAGGATGCTGGAAAAGATCTATCCATGA
- a CDS encoding MGMT family protein: MNLKKAFEHYFNGEKIDFSEFELDFERLTPFQKKIYTYLRENVTHGKTITYGKLAEKVGLSGGARAIGNAMAKNPFPIIVPCHRVLKSGNKIGGFGGGIEWKKYLLRLEGVTV, encoded by the coding sequence ATGAATCTGAAAAAAGCCTTTGAGCATTATTTTAACGGAGAAAAGATAGATTTTTCAGAATTTGAGCTGGATTTTGAAAGGCTAACTCCATTTCAAAAGAAGATTTACACCTATCTCAGGGAAAATGTTACCCATGGCAAAACTATTACTTACGGGAAGCTGGCAGAAAAGGTTGGCCTTAGTGGTGGGGCAAGGGCCATAGGTAATGCCATGGCTAAAAATCCCTTTCCCATAATTGTGCCCTGCCACAGGGTTTTGAAAAGTGGAAACAAAATAGGAGGTTTTGGCGGTGGTATTGAATGGAAGAAATACTTACTACGCCTTGAAGGCGTTACTGTTTAG
- a CDS encoding ATP-binding protein, which produces MQIDELYLLNPWWKERSAINSDSNILKYQNSSFRYFPEKIFREINPDKPGIYTIRGPRQVGKTTFLKLYIKELLENGVNPTSIFYLTCDGVRDRFELNEVLKLYFETFGKNLHSKKYVFIDEITLIREWPLTIKFMADAGVLDDTIVVLSGSSAYDLKQSSEKLPGRNGFGKDLVYMPITFREYLKNVGEETDQIPLMNIFSLTESDLKALEFKNGKIKEYFYRYLNSGGFPLAIDEFTRENSLKTSVSIYKDFVLSDAEKYIGSRIKVLEILRKLPDIVGQRFSWNSLVKVFSGRIESLETIEKYMEYLAYSFIIFNLFFVDYSSKTIRPKKHKKVYPIDKIIADVVAEIGGKNIGIPQIIEMITLRHILRDEDITLYGLNLFKGPYFWYSERGNEIDFVCEREGKLIPIEVKYLNNVSKSDYIGMKRVYGRGVNVTKDIAFKDGDIVGIPVWLFSGIVV; this is translated from the coding sequence ATGCAAATTGACGAACTCTACCTGTTAAATCCCTGGTGGAAGGAGAGATCAGCAATAAATTCTGACAGTAACATTTTAAAATACCAGAACAGCTCTTTCCGCTATTTTCCCGAAAAAATTTTCAGGGAAATCAACCCTGACAAGCCTGGAATTTATACGATACGCGGGCCAAGACAGGTAGGGAAGACAACTTTTTTAAAACTATACATCAAAGAACTCCTCGAAAATGGCGTCAATCCTACCAGCATATTTTACTTAACCTGCGATGGGGTCAGGGATAGGTTTGAACTCAATGAGGTTCTTAAACTCTACTTTGAAACCTTTGGCAAAAATTTGCACAGCAAAAAGTACGTTTTTATTGATGAAATAACACTCATTAGGGAGTGGCCACTAACGATAAAATTTATGGCAGATGCAGGTGTCCTGGATGACACCATAGTCGTTCTCAGCGGCTCTTCTGCATATGACCTTAAACAATCAAGTGAAAAACTGCCCGGAAGAAATGGATTTGGAAAAGATCTGGTTTACATGCCCATAACCTTCAGAGAATATCTCAAGAATGTAGGCGAAGAAACCGACCAAATACCTCTGATGAATATTTTCTCTCTAACAGAGAGTGACCTTAAGGCGCTCGAATTCAAAAATGGAAAAATCAAAGAATATTTCTACAGGTACTTGAATTCTGGAGGATTCCCATTGGCAATAGATGAGTTTACAAGAGAGAATTCCCTTAAGACAAGTGTGAGTATATATAAAGATTTCGTGCTAAGTGATGCTGAAAAATATATAGGTTCCAGAATCAAAGTGTTAGAAATTTTAAGAAAACTACCGGATATAGTAGGGCAGAGGTTCTCATGGAACTCCCTGGTGAAGGTCTTCTCTGGCAGGATTGAGAGCCTGGAAACCATCGAAAAATACATGGAATACTTAGCTTATAGCTTCATCATATTTAATCTATTTTTTGTCGATTATTCGTCGAAAACCATAAGGCCAAAGAAGCATAAAAAAGTCTACCCCATCGATAAAATCATTGCCGATGTCGTTGCTGAAATAGGTGGGAAAAATATAGGAATCCCACAAATTATAGAAATGATAACCTTAAGACATATTTTACGAGATGAAGATATAACACTCTATGGACTAAATCTCTTCAAGGGACCATACTTCTGGTACTCTGAAAGGGGAAACGAAATCGATTTCGTATGTGAACGTGAGGGCAAACTGATTCCCATTGAAGTCAAATACCTGAATAATGTCAGCAAGTCCGATTACATAGGAATGAAAAGGGTCTACGGAAGAGGAGTTAACGTAACAAAAGATATAGCATTTAAAGACGGAGACATCGTGGGAATCCCAGTTTGGTTATTCTCAGGGATTGTCGTGTAA
- the moaA gene encoding GTP 3',8-cyclase MoaA, whose protein sequence is MKDRYGREIEYVRISITDRCNLKCFYCSNFRQFVPLKHSEILTYEEILRLIQILTEFGIKKVRITGGEPLVRKGVGEFLKEIKKIGGVERLTLTTNGTLLTRYIDDISEAKVDSVNVSLDSLKENTFAKITGLPRLPVVVEGIKALKARGIQVKMNTVYTALNIDEVEELVHFALKMQIPLRFIELMPFGSGWENYYVPEAELIERLGKLGPMEEMGKRLGDGPARYIKLNLGGEDVVIGLIAAMSHKFCDYCNRIRITADGKLLPCMASRLNYDLKEILRNGDEEKLRETIRWAIYYKPLGHNLRKEAPNEMRRMGG, encoded by the coding sequence TTGAAGGATAGATACGGTAGGGAAATTGAGTACGTGAGAATCTCCATTACAGATAGGTGCAACCTTAAGTGTTTCTACTGCTCAAATTTCAGGCAGTTTGTTCCCTTGAAGCACTCGGAAATCCTTACTTACGAGGAAATTCTCAGGCTAATTCAGATTTTGACTGAATTTGGCATAAAGAAGGTACGGATTACCGGTGGTGAGCCTCTTGTCAGGAAGGGCGTGGGTGAATTTCTGAAGGAGATTAAGAAGATAGGAGGGGTGGAAAGGCTTACACTCACGACGAACGGCACTTTACTTACAAGGTATATAGATGACATAAGTGAGGCAAAGGTTGACAGTGTAAACGTTAGTCTTGATAGTTTAAAGGAGAATACTTTTGCGAAAATTACGGGTCTTCCAAGATTACCGGTTGTCGTCGAAGGAATAAAGGCTTTAAAGGCCAGAGGTATCCAGGTAAAAATGAACACGGTTTACACCGCCCTGAATATCGATGAAGTTGAAGAGCTGGTTCATTTTGCTTTAAAGATGCAGATTCCCTTAAGATTTATTGAACTTATGCCCTTTGGGAGTGGCTGGGAAAACTATTACGTACCCGAGGCAGAACTCATTGAAAGGCTCGGCAAGTTGGGGCCGATGGAAGAAATGGGGAAAAGGCTGGGAGACGGCCCTGCCAGGTATATTAAATTAAATTTGGGTGGGGAAGATGTCGTAATTGGCCTTATCGCAGCAATGTCACACAAGTTCTGTGATTATTGTAACCGAATAAGAATTACTGCGGACGGCAAACTCTTGCCCTGTATGGCCTCCCGTTTAAACTACGATCTTAAGGAAATTCTTCGAAACGGTGATGAGGAAAAGCTTAGGGAAACAATAAGATGGGCAATTTATTACAAGCCTTTAGGTCACAACCTCCGGAAGGAGGCACCCAACGAAATGAGAAGGATGGGGGGGTAA
- a CDS encoding molybdopterin biosynthesis protein, whose product MRKYFLKRTEPEEAKKVIFETLKKLLTPGRIGTEHIPVVNGSGRILAKSLRAKFPVPREYLSAMDGIATRADLTKGASPSNPIVIKEGDYVPINTGNLIPEGFDCVIRREDYWEEGSSVIVRTPHQRYQNVRIPGEDVLPFDLIAENWRIIDGKIIALALQAGVEEVEVLRPLVALFIPTGNELLKPGSEYQRGKVYETNSFIFADILKKLGIIVKVHDVVPDKPTELERVFEEASKYYHMVFVCGGTSAGEYDFTAQILKEKGELLIHGLNLRPGKPFVFGVLDHTPFFGVPGYPGAALFSYEYVVLPVLKDFLGYIEGSATLQAKAGRKISASEGEDHLFSVVVSKVESDYCFYPIKQGSGPLSPFIRRSGYVVVEKGLEGLEENTFKKVYLTVRKDLVDKSILFVGSHDLSVDILKEILWREWRVPLNIVNAGSLGGMNAIRKGAAHIAGVHLLDEKDGTYNISFAKALELKNFTLLPFLKREQGFLVREEFEGKIKSFKDIREMELTFVTRQRGSGTRILTDYLLKLEGIDPSEIKGYGNDVLNHLEVGHYVKMGIADVGVGIKPIAKLLGLSFIPIAEEEYDLLIFKDFLRDDRFHYLSLAIRSKEFMEEITILGGYKHVFSEVPKLEG is encoded by the coding sequence ATGAGAAAGTATTTTTTAAAACGCACAGAGCCTGAAGAAGCCAAAAAGGTAATATTTGAAACTTTAAAAAAACTTTTAACACCGGGCAGGATTGGTACCGAACACATCCCTGTGGTAAATGGTTCTGGTCGGATTCTGGCGAAAAGTCTGAGAGCAAAGTTTCCCGTACCGAGGGAATACCTTTCCGCCATGGATGGAATTGCAACGAGGGCGGATCTGACTAAAGGTGCATCGCCTTCAAATCCGATTGTAATTAAAGAAGGTGATTATGTCCCTATAAACACTGGAAATTTGATCCCTGAAGGTTTTGATTGCGTCATTCGAAGAGAAGATTACTGGGAGGAAGGTTCTTCGGTAATCGTAAGAACTCCCCACCAGAGGTATCAGAATGTAAGAATCCCGGGGGAGGACGTCCTTCCCTTCGACCTTATTGCAGAAAACTGGCGTATTATTGATGGTAAGATCATTGCCCTTGCCCTCCAGGCAGGTGTTGAAGAGGTTGAAGTTTTAAGACCACTGGTGGCTCTCTTTATTCCCACAGGTAATGAGTTGTTGAAACCGGGAAGTGAATATCAAAGAGGCAAGGTTTACGAAACCAACTCCTTCATTTTTGCAGATATCTTGAAAAAATTGGGGATAATTGTGAAGGTCCACGACGTTGTTCCCGACAAGCCTACGGAGCTGGAAAGGGTTTTTGAAGAGGCTTCTAAGTATTACCATATGGTCTTTGTCTGCGGTGGCACTTCCGCGGGTGAATATGACTTTACCGCCCAGATTTTGAAAGAAAAAGGGGAACTTTTAATTCATGGTCTCAATTTGAGGCCCGGCAAACCTTTTGTTTTCGGTGTCCTTGACCACACTCCATTCTTTGGCGTTCCGGGGTATCCCGGCGCGGCTCTTTTTTCCTATGAGTACGTTGTATTACCCGTTTTGAAGGATTTTCTTGGATATATTGAGGGTTCGGCTACTCTGCAGGCTAAGGCTGGTAGAAAAATTTCAGCCAGTGAAGGTGAAGACCATCTATTTAGTGTCGTCGTTTCAAAGGTGGAATCTGATTATTGCTTTTATCCGATCAAGCAAGGCTCCGGACCCCTTTCGCCCTTTATAAGGCGAAGCGGATACGTGGTTGTAGAAAAGGGCCTTGAGGGATTAGAAGAGAACACCTTCAAGAAAGTTTACCTTACTGTTAGAAAAGACCTGGTTGACAAAAGTATCCTTTTTGTTGGGAGTCACGACCTCTCCGTGGACATCTTGAAAGAAATCCTCTGGAGAGAGTGGAGAGTTCCTCTCAATATTGTAAACGCTGGAAGTTTGGGAGGTATGAACGCTATTAGAAAGGGTGCCGCTCATATCGCTGGTGTTCATCTCTTAGATGAAAAGGATGGAACTTATAATATAAGTTTTGCGAAGGCTCTTGAACTTAAAAACTTCACTTTATTGCCATTCTTAAAGCGGGAGCAGGGATTTCTCGTAAGGGAGGAATTTGAAGGTAAAATAAAGAGTTTCAAAGATATCAGAGAGATGGAGTTGACCTTTGTCACCCGCCAGCGGGGCTCGGGGACGAGAATTCTGACCGATTACCTTTTGAAATTAGAGGGAATAGACCCATCGGAAATAAAGGGTTATGGAAACGACGTTCTGAACCATTTGGAGGTTGGGCACTACGTTAAAATGGGCATTGCGGATGTAGGCGTTGGAATAAAGCCTATTGCAAAACTTCTTGGCCTTTCCTTTATTCCCATTGCTGAAGAGGAGTATGATCTTTTAATTTTCAAGGATTTTTTAAGAGATGACCGCTTTCATTACCTCTCACTTGCCATAAGGAGCAAAGAGTTCATGGAGGAAATTACCATCCTTGGCGGATACAAACATGTCTTTTCGGAGGTTCCGAAGCTTGAAGGATAG